In the genome of Oncorhynchus nerka isolate Pitt River linkage group LG27, Oner_Uvic_2.0, whole genome shotgun sequence, the window catctcaagacatcagtaagttcaattggtcttccaaatggacaatgaccccaaagcatactcccaaagttgtggcaaaatggcgtaaGGATAACAatgtcaatgtattggagtggccatcacaaagccctgaacttaatcctatagacaatttgtgggcagaactgaaaaagtgtgtgcgagcaaggaggcctacaaacctgactcagttacatcagctctgtcaggaggaatgggccaacttattgtggaaggctacccgaaacatttgatccaagttaaacaatttaaaggcaatgctaccaaatacgaattgagtgtatgtaaacttctgacccactcggaatatgatgaaagaaataaaagctgaaataaataaactattattctggcatttcacattcttaaaataaagtggtcatcctaactgaccgaagacagggattttttaaatttctaggattaaatgtcaggaattgtgaaaaactgagtttaatgtatttgactaaggtgtatgtaaactttagacttcaactgtgtatgtaTAATGTTGATGATTGTTGAGTTGTGACTGTCATTGAAAAGGACAGACCCAGCCAGGCATATCACTAATTAAAAGTACAATTGCGAAAAAACTGTTGGCTATTACTTTAAAGAGATGACAATGAAAATGTTGTCAATCTGTCCTTTAGTTATCAAAATTCTTAACCGAATTGTGCGAACAGTAGCATATCATATTGGCAGTAGCGGAGAACATCGGCCATATCCCTGGAGTGTGCATATTCACTGTCTTTGTCATTGGGTCAGTGCCACTTTTGTTCGTTTTTTTGGACAATAACTTCCTCCTCTAGGTTAGATGGTCGTCATATTGTATTTGTGTCTCCCCTTTTCGTAGGCCAATTATATGGATCAGACAACATTGTTTTTATTGATCCGTTTGTCCGTGTCAGCAAAGTAGACTACTGAGTAATTTCTGTAGTCCCGCACTGGTGAAATATACTTTCACCCCTGGTAGTAACAATGATAATATGTGTATGGATTCACCAGGTAAGCAGGCAATAATGCAGATGTTTGGCGGATAAGTTTATGTGCACAATGTATGACAGAGTGAGATgagacaaagcaaaaaaaggacAGGACGTGTAAGTCACGTGTTTCAAAACAAAACATTTGGCATGGTGGTATTTTTTTGTCTGTTTTCCATTTTACTTTCTTTGCTCATTGCAGTGTTGCATAAAAAAGCAGGTGATTTATACAGTAGGTGATGCTCCTTCTTGctcttgtgtgtgagtgtgttaaactgttctgtctgccCCAGAGCGCTTCCTCACCACCTTGCCCCCATTGACCTGGTCCACAGCCAGGATCTCCAGCTCTGGCTGAGGAGACACCACGGGAGGGGTGCAATGGTGGGTGCGGTGTGCAACGCCCACGTGTGCATGGTGCTGGCGGTCCCGTGCCGGGCTGTGGCGGGGGCTGGACGAGCGATCACAGGCGATGGGGGGGATGACGGCAGGCCGGTCTCGTACCATCTGCAGATCAGGGGTGTCTCGAGATGCCTGCAGGAAGGGGGTGGGGTCAGGCATGGCATCCACCGCCTCCCGTAGGACCATCCTCCTCCCATCAGAACCCAGCCGGTATACCTCGGTTAACTCAGAGTGCAGCGGCTGAGACAGGCTCTTCTTCATGCGGCGGCGAGGGGTCTCAGGGCCAGGCTGCCGGTCTTTAGCTGGGGGAGGGGTGGGCTTGTAGGAGCTCACAGGGCTGACATTGGGACTGGCCTCGGAGGAACTGCCTGCCAGGAGCTTTTTCTTGGTGGTGTGGAGCTGAGAGGTGAGGTAGGCGATGGTGCTGGCTCTCTGCTCTAGCTCCCCAGACAGGACAGCCAGCTTGTGGCTCTTCATCTTCAGCTCCTCCAGGtacttcttctccctctccttgatGGTGTTCTCCAGGACAGAGATCATGGCGTTCTTCTGCTCCAGGTCTCTCAGCAGCTCcgtgttctcctcctccttcaccttcAGCTGAGCCTCCAGCTCCTCGCACTTACTGTGCAGTTCCCTGCAGCGTGCCTCACTGCTGtctgcacaaacacaaacaaatcaCACTGTTAGACCTGTATTTgaagacaaaacaaacacaacCATCAGAAACCCAGTATTCACT includes:
- the LOC115111523 gene encoding coiled-coil domain-containing protein 92-like, which produces MASHNGTLENQLHSAQKNLLFLQQDHAKTLKGLHAEIRRLQQHCTDLTYELTVRSSDATDSSEARCRELHSKCEELEAQLKVKEEENTELLRDLEQKNAMISVLENTIKEREKKYLEELKMKSHKLAVLSGELEQRASTIAYLTSQLHTTKKKLLAGSSSEASPNVSPVSSYKPTPPPAKDRQPGPETPRRRMKKSLSQPLHSELTEVYRLGSDGRRMVLREAVDAMPDPTPFLQASRDTPDLQMVRDRPAVIPPIACDRSSSPRHSPARDRQHHAHVGVAHRTHHCTPPVVSPQPELEILAVDQVNGGKVVRKRSGADRTV